A window of Micromonospora eburnea genomic DNA:
GGCGATCAGCTCGGCCGCGTCGGGGGCCCGCAGCGTGTCCCAGACGTCGCCGTGCGGCTCGCGCTGGAGGCCCGCGGTGTGCGACAGCAGCCGGCGTACGGTCAGCTCGCCGTGCGCCGGCAGGTCGAGGTGCCGCCCGATCGGGTCGTCCAGGTCGAGCAGGCCGTCGTCCCGGCACTGCAGCACCAGCACCGAGGTGAAGGGCTTGGTGACCGAGCCGATCCGGAACACCGTGTCCGGGCCGAGCGGGGTGTCGTTGCCGGTCCCGCCGACCGCACAGGTCCAGAGCGGCCGGTCGGCCCGGTGCAGGGCGACCGAGACCGCCGGGATCCGGCCCTGGGCCTGCGTCTGCCGCACCATCCGGCCCAGCCGGTCATGCACCGTGATCATGGGTGCAGTCTAGGGAAGGGCTCAGCGGCAGAGCATCGGGCCGAGCGGCGCGCCGCCGAAGACGTGCGCGTGCACGTGGAATACCTCCTGGCCGGCGTACGCCCCGGTGTTGAACATCAGCCGGAAACCGTCGGCGAGCAGCCCCTCATCCTCGGCCACCGTGGCGGCGGTGGCCAGCACCTCACCGGCCAGCCCCGGGTCGCCCTGGGCGAGGGTGGCCACGTCCGCGTAGTGCTCCTTCGGGATCACCAGCACGTGGGTGGGTGCCTTGGGGTCGATGTCGCGGAAGGCGAGGGTGGTGGCGGTCTCCCGCACGATGGTGGCCGGAATCTCCCCGGCGACGATCCGGCAGAACAGGCAGTCGGTTCCCATTCCGGCAGTGTAAGGAAGGGTCCCCTGTTATCGCTTTCCGCATAGGAAGGGCCCTTGTTAACCGGCGTGCCCGGTGCGGCACGATGGCGCACATGACGGGACGGGCGGTACTGGTGACGGGGGCCTCGCGTGGCATCGGGCGCGCGGTGGCCCAGGCGTTCGCGGCGGGCGGGGACCGGGTGGCGATCCACCACCGGGACTCGGCGGAGCCGGCCGAGAAGCTGCGCGCGGAGCTGCCCGGCGACGGACACGTGGTGGTCCGCGCCGACCTCACCGACCCGGACGCGGTACGGGCGATGGTGGACGCGGCGGCGGAGCGCCTCGGTGGGCTCGACGTCCTGGTCAACAACGCCGGCGTGTACGGCCCGGCCGACCCGCCGCACCCGGTCTTCGAGAGCTCCTACGAGCAGTGGCGGCAGCAGTGGCGGCAGGTGCTGGACACCAACCTGTTCGGCGCCGCGAACGCTGCCTGGTGCGCCGCGCAGCACATGCGCGAGCGGGGCGGGCGGATCATCAACGTCTCCTCCCGGGGCGCGTTCCGGGGTGAACCGGACAACCCCGCGTACGGGGCGAGCAAGGCGGGGATGAACGCGATGGCCCAGTCCCTCGCGGTGGCCCTCGCGCCCTACGGCATCGCGGTGGCGAGCGTCGCCCCCGGCTTCGTCGAGACCGACATGACCACCGAGCACCTCCATGGCCCCCGGGGCGACGCGATCCGCGCCCAGTCCCCGTTCCGCCGGGTGGCGCGCCCCGAGGAGATCGCCGCTGCGGTGCGCTGGCTGGCCAGCCCCGAGGCCGAATGGGCCGCCGGCACCATCATCGACCTCAACGGCGCGTCCTACCTGCGGAGCTGATCCCGCCTCTCCGCCTCGGCATCGGTCGGTACCGCGCCGCCCAGCTC
This region includes:
- a CDS encoding SDR family NAD(P)-dependent oxidoreductase, whose protein sequence is MTGRAVLVTGASRGIGRAVAQAFAAGGDRVAIHHRDSAEPAEKLRAELPGDGHVVVRADLTDPDAVRAMVDAAAERLGGLDVLVNNAGVYGPADPPHPVFESSYEQWRQQWRQVLDTNLFGAANAAWCAAQHMRERGGRIINVSSRGAFRGEPDNPAYGASKAGMNAMAQSLAVALAPYGIAVASVAPGFVETDMTTEHLHGPRGDAIRAQSPFRRVARPEEIAAAVRWLASPEAEWAAGTIIDLNGASYLRS
- a CDS encoding histidine triad nucleotide-binding protein, which encodes MGTDCLFCRIVAGEIPATIVRETATTLAFRDIDPKAPTHVLVIPKEHYADVATLAQGDPGLAGEVLATAATVAEDEGLLADGFRLMFNTGAYAGQEVFHVHAHVFGGAPLGPMLCR